Below is a window of Sulfitobacter sp. SK012 DNA.
GCTGCTCGCTGTGAATATCTTTCCGCTGATCTGGACCATCCGGCTGAGCTTTACGAATTTTCGGGTGAACCGCCCCAACAATGACGTGGAATGGGTTGGCCTACGTAACTACAAGCGTATTCTAAGCGATCCGGATGTCTGGAATACGATGCAGGCGACTGCCCACTTCTTGATCTGGACCATCGCGCTTCAAGTGCTGATTGGCTTCTTTCTCGCCTTTCTGATCAACAAGAAATTCAAAGGCAACGATATGTGGACCACGATCATCGTGTTTCCGATGATGTTGTCGCCCGCCGTTGTCGGCAACTTCTGGACGTTCCTGTACCAGCCGCAAATCGGCCTGTTTAACTACGTCGTGACCTTCTTCACAGGTGGCGATCCGGCAAGTTTCTCGATGATTGGCGATGTGCATTTGGCACCTTGGGCCATCATTATTGCAGATACATGGATGTGGACACCCTTTGTGATGTTGATCTGTCTTGCGGGGCTTCGGTCTATTCCTGACAGCATATACGAGGCCGCCGAATGTGACCGTGCCAGTAAATGGCGCCAGTTCTGGACGCTGACTATTCCGATGGCGCTGCCGTTCTTGATGCTGGCTGTGCTGTTCCGCGGGATCGAGAACTTTAAGATGTTCGATCTGGTTGTGCAGCTCACAGGTGGCGGTCCGGGTAACACCACGACGCTGACCTCGATTGATTTGAAACGAGAGGCTTTTGAGAAGTGGCGCACGGGATATTCCTCTGCCTACGCTGTGATCCTCTTCGTGACCGTCTTTGGCCTTGCCTCGATCTACGTCAAAGCCCTGAACAAGGTAAAAGAAAGATGAGTTTTTCAGTCACAGAGCCCACCAAGGGCACCAAGTGGTTCGCCGGAATTTTGGTGATTGGCTATGCCTGCATCACGCTTGTCCCTTTGCTTTGGATCATCGCGACAGGGTTCAAATCCCCAACAGATTCTATCGCCTACCCGCCCGTGGTGGTGTTCGAGCCGACGCTGGAAGGTTATGTGAACCTGTTCACTGACCGGACCCGTGCAACGCCTGACATGCTAGAGGCCGCTGGTCCTGCGGAAACATGGTACGACAAGATCACGCGC
It encodes the following:
- a CDS encoding carbohydrate ABC transporter permease, with protein sequence MTLSPMDTAASKTPESMAKRIRGLSDRTIAWIFVAPTIFLLLAVNIFPLIWTIRLSFTNFRVNRPNNDVEWVGLRNYKRILSDPDVWNTMQATAHFLIWTIALQVLIGFFLAFLINKKFKGNDMWTTIIVFPMMLSPAVVGNFWTFLYQPQIGLFNYVVTFFTGGDPASFSMIGDVHLAPWAIIIADTWMWTPFVMLICLAGLRSIPDSIYEAAECDRASKWRQFWTLTIPMALPFLMLAVLFRGIENFKMFDLVVQLTGGGPGNTTTLTSIDLKREAFEKWRTGYSSAYAVILFVTVFGLASIYVKALNKVKER